The Malus sylvestris chromosome 12, drMalSylv7.2, whole genome shotgun sequence genome contains a region encoding:
- the LOC126592086 gene encoding uncharacterized protein LOC126592086, with translation MMKRQDTNLRSASLRRENSPTENLNAKTVGCMSGIFHLFSKHHSSRKFLTFGKRQERNGIGSSSTRSKSIALIKGSAPAKLAETKHEDKSIYIGRFSSNNVPRSPTLPAEIRRFSSLDSPAENSRTPPALVARLMGLEQAPRIMSKMPMQESMSINKRQQLLGALEKCDEDLKALKKIIDSVRAAETLRSPAMVKRMEAAVDDNKKRFYGANFKCMELTSEQPSPVSVLDEFTHSPFSNQHHYRKQVLNYGRAAAQPQLRKRPGEEDFLNPSMIDKITTESVLYKSHNVEAPSTPLWNSKAMVESVAEVCRDIAWGEKREIGRIGLALQDHICKDLVEEMVKDMGSYTCVYSLPLEACKRRLRF, from the exons ATGATGAAACGACAGGATACTAATCTGCGGTCAGCATCTTTGCGCCGTGAAAATTCGCCGACAGAAAATCTCAACGCCAAGACCGTCGGCTGCATGTCCGGCATCTTCCACCTTTTCTCTAAACACCACTCTTCCCGCAAATTCCTCACTTTTG GGAAAAGGCAAGAGAGGAATGGGATTGGTTCCTCTTCTACAAGATCAAAATCGATAGCACTAATCAAAGGTTCCGCACCCGCCAAACTAGCTGAAACCAAACATGAAGACAAGTCCATTTATATTGGGAGATTCTCAAGCAATAACGTGCCAAGAAGCCCGACTCTGCCAGCAGAGATCCGGCGGTTTAGCTCCCTGGATTCGCCGGCTGAGAACTCCAGAACCCCACCTGCTCTAGTTGCTCGGCTGATGGGGTTGGAGCAGGCTCCGCGGATAATGTCAAAGATGCCAATGCAGGAGTCCATGTCCATCAACAAGAGGCAGCAGCTTCTGGGAGCACTAGAGAAATGtgatgaagatttgaaggcccTAAAGAAGATCATAGACAGTGTCCGGGCTGCTGAAACTCTCCGATCACCCGCCATGGTGAAGAGAATGGAGGCCGCCGTTGATGACAATAAGAAACGGTTCTACGGTGCAAATTTTAAGTGTATGGAGCTTACTAGTGAGCAGCCGAGTCCGGTGTCTGTGCTTGACGAGTTCACTCATTCGCCTTTCAGCAACCAGCACCACTACAGAAAACAAGTATTAAATTACG GACGAGCAGCGGCACAACCTCAACTAAGGAAGAGACCAGGAGAAGAGGACTTTTTGAATCCAAGTATGATTGACAAAATCACAACGGAATCAGTACTTTATAAGAGCCACAACGTAGAAGCACCATCGACACCATTATGGAATAGCAAGGCCATGGTAGAGAGTGTAGCAGAAGTGTGTAGGGACATTGCttggggagagaagagagagattggaAGAATAGGGCTGGCTTTGCAGGACCACATTTGCAAAGACTTGGTAGAAGAGATGGTCAAAGATATGGGATCATATACTTGTGTGTATTCACTGCCCCTTGAGGCATGTAAGAGAAGACTACGCTTCTAA